The proteins below come from a single Oscillospiraceae bacterium genomic window:
- a CDS encoding peptidylprolyl isomerase: protein MHKKLCLMPALALALLCACSSGEKKTPPTRPADFVSSERQFTAPGSGDIIAIFDTSLGEVRAVLYPDAAPMAVYNFVGLARSGYYDNTTIWRSEYGFAVQGGDATGTGTGGSTIWSNNPYPLEADAGLKHYAGALCAAFAAGGDATGGNSQFYFVTALPDSVSSSDLQAELTANGYTDAQVAAYAAVGGLPYLDNTDTVFGQVYAGMEVVDAMACVDTVKDDDGNDTFRPTEEAAITINHVTITTYTAEADNGLDTVG, encoded by the coding sequence ATGCACAAAAAACTCTGTCTGATGCCCGCGCTGGCGCTGGCCCTGCTGTGTGCCTGCAGCAGCGGCGAAAAAAAGACCCCACCCACCCGTCCGGCTGATTTCGTCAGCAGTGAGCGGCAATTCACCGCGCCCGGCAGCGGCGATATCATCGCCATTTTTGATACCTCTCTGGGCGAGGTGCGCGCCGTGCTTTACCCTGATGCCGCACCGATGGCCGTTTACAACTTTGTGGGGCTGGCCCGCAGCGGATATTACGATAACACGACGATCTGGCGCAGCGAGTACGGCTTTGCCGTGCAGGGTGGCGATGCGACCGGCACCGGTACGGGCGGCTCCACGATCTGGAGTAACAACCCCTACCCGCTGGAGGCTGACGCGGGCCTCAAGCACTACGCCGGGGCGCTCTGCGCTGCGTTTGCGGCGGGCGGCGATGCGACCGGCGGCAACAGTCAGTTTTATTTCGTGACCGCCCTGCCGGACAGTGTGAGCAGCAGCGATCTGCAGGCCGAGCTGACTGCCAACGGCTACACCGACGCGCAGGTCGCGGCCTACGCTGCCGTGGGCGGCTTACCGTACCTAGACAACACCGACACGGTGTTCGGTCAGGTATATGCGGGCATGGAGGTCGTGGACGCGATGGCCTGCGTTGACACGGTGAAGGATGATGACGGAAACGACACCTTCCGCCCCACCGAGGAAGCCGCTATCACAATCAACCATGTAACGATCACGACCTACACAGCCGAGGCGGACAACGGCCTTGATACGGTAGGCTGA
- the ruvX gene encoding Holliday junction resolvase RuvX → MKWLAVDYGDSRTGLAGCDAGETITSPITPQIEEKSMNKVAAAVTEVFAARGAEGLVCGLPKNMDGTEGSRASKSRRFAQRLANTAGVPVVMWDERRTTVSAAAILADNDTFGAKRKERLDSVSAAVILESFLNWRAHHPGEEPPELVRPEQ, encoded by the coding sequence ATGAAATGGCTTGCCGTTGACTATGGCGATTCCCGCACCGGGCTTGCCGGGTGCGATGCCGGGGAGACGATCACCTCCCCCATCACGCCGCAGATCGAAGAGAAAAGCATGAACAAGGTTGCCGCCGCTGTGACGGAGGTCTTTGCCGCCCGCGGGGCGGAGGGACTTGTCTGCGGCCTGCCAAAAAACATGGACGGCACCGAGGGCAGCCGAGCCAGCAAGAGCCGCCGTTTTGCCCAGCGCCTTGCCAACACGGCGGGCGTGCCCGTTGTGATGTGGGATGAGCGCCGCACCACCGTGTCCGCCGCCGCTATTCTGGCCGATAACGATACATTCGGTGCCAAGCGCAAGGAGCGGCTGGACTCGGTCTCCGCTGCCGTCATTCTGGAAAGCTTTCTGAACTGGCGCGCCCATCACCCCGGCGAGGAACCGCCGGAGCTGGTCCGCCCCGAGCAATAA
- a CDS encoding DUF1292 domain-containing protein: MSDELSPEMLEEAAPDLLTLEDEDGKEVTFEVIDATEVNGTRYLAVIPYQEDPESLQEDAELILMRIGTDDEGEYMDIVDDDEELITVGKVFEERLRAMYDIDDSELQ; encoded by the coding sequence ATGTCTGACGAACTGAGCCCGGAAATGCTGGAAGAAGCTGCCCCCGATCTGCTGACGCTGGAGGATGAGGACGGCAAGGAGGTCACCTTTGAGGTGATCGACGCTACCGAGGTCAACGGCACCCGTTATCTGGCTGTTATCCCCTATCAGGAGGATCCCGAGAGCCTGCAGGAGGATGCTGAGCTGATCCTGATGCGCATCGGCACCGATGATGAGGGCGAGTATATGGACATCGTGGACGATGATGAGGAACTGATCACCGTCGGCAAGGTGTTCGAGGAGCGCCTGCGCGCTATGTACGATATCGACGATTCTGAATTGCAGTAA
- a CDS encoding biotin transporter BioY, translating into MTKTTDNVRRMVLCAMFTALVAVCSQIAVPMPWGVPINLALFAVYMAGTMLGPVWGTASQVVFIALAAIGVPVLANFQGGPSAIFGKTGGYAIGYILTALITALLVRVLGRKFWALCAAMVVGCAACYLLGTIWFMTLTGADLVSALGWCVLPYLPGDAVKIVLAAMLTIQLDKRLKGSLV; encoded by the coding sequence ATGACGAAAACTACTGACAATGTCCGCCGCATGGTGCTGTGTGCCATGTTCACCGCGCTGGTTGCCGTCTGCAGCCAGATCGCCGTTCCGATGCCCTGGGGCGTACCCATCAATCTGGCACTGTTTGCCGTCTACATGGCGGGCACGATGCTCGGCCCCGTCTGGGGCACGGCCAGCCAAGTGGTCTTTATTGCGCTGGCGGCCATCGGCGTGCCGGTGCTGGCCAACTTTCAGGGCGGCCCGTCCGCGATCTTCGGCAAGACCGGCGGCTACGCCATCGGCTACATTCTGACTGCGCTGATCACGGCCCTGCTGGTCCGGGTGCTGGGCCGCAAATTCTGGGCGCTCTGCGCTGCGATGGTCGTAGGCTGCGCCGCCTGCTACCTGCTGGGCACGATCTGGTTCATGACGCTGACCGGTGCTGACCTTGTGAGCGCTCTGGGCTGGTGCGTGCTGCCCTACCTGCCCGGCGATGCCGTGAAGATCGTTCTGGCCGCCATGCTGACGATCCAGCTGGATAAGCGGCTGAAGGGCTCGCTGGTCTGA
- the uppS gene encoding polyprenyl diphosphate synthase: MPNPVEPRFPTHVAIIVDGNRRWAKQRLLPVSMGHKAGFDRLREITRYAVGDRGVFVLSLYVFSTENFSRDAKEVGYLMDLFANNFRTIADEMNERGCKVLFSGRREGLQQRVLDAMDYMMDLTKDNEKGIVNFCLNYGSHAELTDATRAIAAEVKAGALQPEEIDEKTIEKHLYRDLPPVDLMIRTSGEERLSNFLLWQCAYAEFYFTDTLFPDFTKECFDKALAEYARRDRRMGGNTKK, from the coding sequence ATGCCGAATCCAGTTGAACCCCGCTTTCCTACCCATGTAGCCATCATCGTGGACGGTAACCGCCGCTGGGCCAAGCAGCGCCTGCTGCCCGTCAGCATGGGCCATAAAGCCGGCTTTGACCGCCTGCGTGAGATCACCCGCTATGCCGTCGGTGACCGCGGCGTCTTTGTGCTTTCGCTCTATGTTTTCTCCACCGAGAATTTCAGCCGCGATGCCAAGGAAGTCGGCTATCTGATGGACCTGTTTGCCAACAACTTCCGCACCATTGCCGATGAGATGAACGAGCGCGGCTGCAAGGTGCTGTTCAGCGGCCGCCGCGAGGGGCTGCAGCAGCGCGTGCTGGATGCCATGGATTATATGATGGATCTGACGAAGGACAACGAAAAGGGTATCGTCAACTTCTGCCTGAACTACGGCAGCCATGCCGAGCTGACCGATGCCACCCGCGCAATCGCAGCTGAGGTCAAGGCCGGTGCGCTGCAGCCCGAGGAGATCGATGAAAAAACCATCGAGAAGCATCTCTACCGCGACCTGCCCCCGGTGGATCTGATGATCCGCACCAGCGGCGAGGAGCGGCTGTCCAACTTCCTGCTGTGGCAGTGCGCCTATGCGGAGTTCTACTTTACCGATACCCTTTTCCCCGATTTTACCAAGGAGTGCTTTGACAAGGCACTGGCTGAGTATGCCCGCCGCGACAGACGCATGGGCGGAAACACAAAGAAATAA